ACACGCATCAAGCCCAAAGGCAAGGCGGCGAGCAAGCCGAAGAACAGCGAGATGGCGAGCAATTTCAAGGTGGTAACCAAGCCGCCGAGGTACAGCGGCATGGCGTCCCAGATGACGTTGTAGTCGAAGATCATAGATCAGCCGCCCTTACGCCTACCGAGTAGCGCTTCTCAAGATAGCGCAGGGCCAGCAACGACACGCTGGTGATCACCAGGTACATCGCCGCCACTGCGAGGAAGAAGGTAAAAGGCTCGCGGGTGGCATCTGCCGCCTGCTTGGCCTTGAACATCATGTCTTGCAGGCCCACCACCGAAATCAGCGCGGTGGCCTTGGTCAATACCAGCCAGTTGTTGGTGAAACCAGGGATCGCCAGCCGAATCATCTGCGGCACCATCACCCGGAAAAACACCTGGAAACTGCTCATGCCATACGCAAGGCCGGCCTCGGCCTGGCCCTTGGGAATGGCCATGAAGGCGCCACGAAAGGTTTCCGAGAGGTAGGCGCCAAAGATGAAACCCAGGGTGCCGATACCGGCGGCCAAGGGGTTCAAGTCGATATAGTCGTCATAGCCGAGCATCGGCGCGACGCGGTTGAGCAAGTCCTGACCGCCGTAAAAAATCAGCAGGATCAGCACCAGGTCGGGGATCCCGCGGATCACCGTGGAGTACAAGTCACCCAGCCAGGCCAACCAGCGCACCGGCGACAGGCGTAACGCGACCCCGATCAGACCCAGAACAATGGCCAAGGCCATGGACGACAAGGCGAGCTGAAGCGTCAACCATGCGCCATCGAGGATGACGGCCCCGTAGCCTTTCAACATGATTCAGGTCCTCGAAAAGGGGGATGAAAAAATGGCGCAAACCGCAGGAATTCTGTTGCTTGCGCCATTCTGGACAGACAGCTAGGACGAGTTACTTAGGGTCAGCGCCGTAAATATCGAAGTCGAAGTATTTGTCCTGGATTTTCTTGTATTCGCCGTTGGCACGGATCGCTGCGATGGCCGCGTTGATCTTGTCCAGCTCGGCCTTGTCGCCTTTACGTACAGCGATGCCAATGCCGTCGCCGAAGTACTTGGCGTCGGTGAACTGTGGGCCCACGAACGCGTAGCCTTTACCGGCCGGGGTTTTCAGGAAGCCGTCTTGCAGCAGGGTGGCGTCAGCCACGGTGCCGTCGAGGCGACCGGCTTCCACGTCCAGGTAGATTTCGTTCTGCGAGCTGTAAGGCACAACCGTGGCGCCTTTAGGGGCCAGGACTTCCTTGGCGAAGCGATCGTGGATCGAACCGCGTTGCACGCCGATTTTCTTGCCTTTCAATTCATCCAGGCTGTCGCTGACCTGGGTGCCTTCCTTCATCACCAGCTGCGCTGGGCTCAGGTAGTAGCGGTTGGTGAAGTCCACGGACTTCTTGCGGTCTTCAGTGATGGACATGGACGACAGGATGGCGTCGATCTTGCGCACTTTGAGCGCAGGGATCAGGCCGTCGAATTCTTGCTCAACCCACACGCACTTGACCTTCATCTCGGCGCACAGGGCGTTGCCGATGTCGTAGTCAAACCCGACGATGCTGCCATCCGGCGCCTTCGAGGCAAACGGAGGGTAAGCCGCTTCGATACCAATCTTCAGGGGCTTTTCATCAGCGAAAGCCTGCATCGACAGCACGGACAGCGCCAGGGCGCCCAACAGCACAAGTTTCTTCATCTTGGGACTCCATCGGTATAGGGCAAAAAGCAGAATGAGCCGTGGCCCACGATGCGACTTAAGTGAAACCGAATAGCGGTGCTGCGTCCTACCCCGAATTGATACTGGAGACGACGAGCGAGTGATCGGCATTCTAACGACAGGCCGGAAGCCGATATTTCCTCAATGCGACAACAATTTACAGAAGCACTGAGAAAGCGGTTCCAGCACATTGACAGCCTCTGTTTTTTATGCAGAGACAAAAGATATTAAACCTGTTGATGCTGCAAATTGCGGGCCTATTATTCGCAAACCCTTCTAGCACGGCAAGTCTGGCGTTAAATCTTATTTCTGAGGGTGTCTAAAACGCGGGTTTTCG
The sequence above is a segment of the Pseudomonas sp. R76 genome. Coding sequences within it:
- a CDS encoding ABC transporter permease; the encoded protein is MLKGYGAVILDGAWLTLQLALSSMALAIVLGLIGVALRLSPVRWLAWLGDLYSTVIRGIPDLVLILLIFYGGQDLLNRVAPMLGYDDYIDLNPLAAGIGTLGFIFGAYLSETFRGAFMAIPKGQAEAGLAYGMSSFQVFFRVMVPQMIRLAIPGFTNNWLVLTKATALISVVGLQDMMFKAKQAADATREPFTFFLAVAAMYLVITSVSLLALRYLEKRYSVGVRAADL
- a CDS encoding ABC transporter substrate-binding protein, producing the protein MKKLVLLGALALSVLSMQAFADEKPLKIGIEAAYPPFASKAPDGSIVGFDYDIGNALCAEMKVKCVWVEQEFDGLIPALKVRKIDAILSSMSITEDRKKSVDFTNRYYLSPAQLVMKEGTQVSDSLDELKGKKIGVQRGSIHDRFAKEVLAPKGATVVPYSSQNEIYLDVEAGRLDGTVADATLLQDGFLKTPAGKGYAFVGPQFTDAKYFGDGIGIAVRKGDKAELDKINAAIAAIRANGEYKKIQDKYFDFDIYGADPK